GCCGCCTTTGACCATCGCCCCGAGCGCACCCATGGCAAGGAAACACGGCGGGCGCACCCGCACCCGATAGGGCCGGCCGCTGCCGTCGCTGATGACGTAAAAACCCAGCTCCCCGTTGGCACCCTCGACCGCGTGGTAGACCTCGCCAGGGGGCACCTTGATGCCTTCCATGATCAGCTTGAAGTGATTCATCAAGCCCTCAATGCTGCCGTACACCTTGCTCTTCTCCGGCAGCACGATGCGCGGATCTTCCACCCGCACCGGGCCCGCAGGCAGATTCTTCAGCGCCTGCTCGACAATGCGCATGCTCTGCTCCATCTCGGCGAAACGGCAGAGGAAGCGGTCATAGTTGTCGCCGGTGCTGCCCAGCGGCACCTCGAAGTCGAAGTGATCGTAGCTCGAATAGGGCTGGGCCTTGCGCACGTCGTAGTTCGTCCCGGTCGAGCGCAGCATCGGTCCGGTGAGCCCGTACGAAATCGCCTCGGCCTGCGAGATGACGCCGATGCCGCGCATGCGATCGACGAAGATGCGGTTGCGAGTCAGCAGCTTGTCGCAGTCTGAGATCAATGCGCGGGTGTGCTTGAAGGCGGCGGTCACCCGCTCGCTGATGTCGGGCGGAAAATCCCGGCTCAAGCCGCCGATGCGGCAGTAGGTCACCGTCAGGCGCGCGCCGCTGATCGCCTCGGCGAGGTCGTAGATCAACTCACGCGCCTCGTTCAGCAAGAAGCCGACGGTCATCGCCCCCAATTCGGTGGCGGCCATTCCCAAACAGGTCTCGTGATCGGTGAGACGCGACAGCTCGCTGACGATCACCCGCAGGTACTGGCACCGCGGCGGCACTTCGATACCGAGCAACTTCTCGACGGCGAGCACGAAGGCGACGTTGTTGATGAAGGGTGAGGCGTAGTTGAGCCGGTCAGTGTACGGGATCGCCTGCGTCCACGTGCCCTGCTCGGTCATCTTCTCGAAAGCGCGGTGGAGGTAACCGACTTCGACGTCACAATCGACCACCACTTCGCCATCCAACTTCAAGTTGAACTTGATGGTACCGTGGGATGCCGGATGGGACGGCCCCATCTGGATCTCCATGATCTCCTCGGTCGGATCGAGCGCGGCGGGCGCTGCGGCCGGAGTCGCCATCACACTTTCCAATCCTGGTTGACCGGATCACGCTCGGGCACCAGCGGCTGGCGCTGGTTCACCGGGTAATCCTTGCGCAGCGGGTGGCCGACGAACTGCTCGTAGAGCAAGATGCGGCGCAGGTCGGGATGGCCGCTGAAGCGGATGCCGAACATGTCCCACACCTCGCGCTCCAGCCAGTTGGCTGATTTCCACAACGGCACCAGCGACGGCACCACCGGATCGTCCTCGGGCACCGGCACCTTCACCCGCAGACGGCGATTGTGCGAGAGCGAATAGAGGTGACAGACCAGCTCGAAGCGCGGGCTCACGCCGAGGTAATCGGCGGCGGTCTCGTCGGCCAGCAAGTCGAAGGCAAACTCCGGCCGCTCGCGCAGCTGGCGCAGGACCTCGATCATGTGGTCGCGGCCAACGA
The DNA window shown above is from Deltaproteobacteria bacterium and carries:
- a CDS encoding NADH-quinone oxidoreductase subunit D, yielding MATPAAAPAALDPTEEIMEIQMGPSHPASHGTIKFNLKLDGEVVVDCDVEVGYLHRAFEKMTEQGTWTQAIPYTDRLNYASPFINNVAFVLAVEKLLGIEVPPRCQYLRVIVSELSRLTDHETCLGMAATELGAMTVGFLLNEARELIYDLAEAISGARLTVTYCRIGGLSRDFPPDISERVTAAFKHTRALISDCDKLLTRNRIFVDRMRGIGVISQAEAISYGLTGPMLRSTGTNYDVRKAQPYSSYDHFDFEVPLGSTGDNYDRFLCRFAEMEQSMRIVEQALKNLPAGPVRVEDPRIVLPEKSKVYGSIEGLMNHFKLIMEGIKVPPGEVYHAVEGANGELGFYVISDGSGRPYRVRVRPPCFLAMGALGAMVKGGMLADIIPTFGMVNMIGGECDR
- a CDS encoding NADH-quinone oxidoreductase subunit C; translation: MSRASLLPRLQELFGDKLLSAHDQCGDDTIVVGRDHMIEVLRQLRERPEFAFDLLADETAADYLGVSPRFELVCHLYSLSHNRRLRVKVPVPEDDPVVPSLVPLWKSANWLEREVWDMFGIRFSGHPDLRRILLYEQFVGHPLRKDYPVNQRQPLVPERDPVNQDWKV